A window of Methanoregula sp. genomic DNA:
CGCCGCACTCACTATCGGTACCATCGCCATCGCTGCTATCAGCAACGTCAGCAATATGATTCCAATTTTCGGTTTTTTCATAGTTCATTACCTCTATCCATCTTTTGAGAAATCCCGGAGACATGATCCAGATTTTTTTAGTGTGCAAACGAATCAGGTTCATGCCAGCGGGCGGGAAGGGTCCAGCGAAGTTCGTCGCTTGCCAAATCCGTCCTTTCTTTTTGGGACAACCCCCGGCTGTCCACGTTTTGGGATTTTAAAAACGGGAGATATAACGGTTCTAACGCAGCCATCTACCGGATTCCTGATCGGTAGACAATCGCGTTAGAAACGTTAAGTGACGGGTTGTAAAATCTGTAGAAGAATAGATCCTGTCGCTTTCAGAATTTTTTTGCTGCTGGATGGACCATTTTACCATGATCGGAACAGAATACCTGGCGCTTGTTTCCTGTATCGGATTCCTGGCGTTCCTCTTCCCCGGCCCTCACCGGAAATATGCTGCGATCGGCGGATGGTTTTTCATTGTCCTGACTCTTTTTTCCCTGCTTCCGGAATATTTCCGTGAGAACAATTTCATGTATCCGGCCATTGCTGCACTGTCTGTCCCGTTTTTTGTTATCACATCCCGGGATCTCCTTTCAGGAAACGAATGTGCCATCAACCTTTCACGGGCAGCGGCCGTGGCGTTCCTGGTTTACGCTCCGTTCGGTTTTAACCAGATTCCTCTCTTTGCAGGGATAGGGAACTGGTTAATCTCGCTTGTTGTCAGTCATCTTCTCTGGATACTAGAGATTCTTCATTTTACCGCAGGACTAACGTGCATAGATCCGGTTTCTGCACAACTCGTAACCTCGGGAACCTGTGAAAACCTGTTGGAAAATGTCTTTACCCGCAATGGTTACAGTGTTGAAATCATTCTTGGATGTACCGGAATCCAGAGCATCGCAATCATGCTGGGGGTTGCTGCTGCGGTTCCCACCAGCCTTTGGCAGAAAGTAAGTGCATTTCTGATAATCGCGCCTACGATATACTTCCTTAATCTTCTCAGGAATGTTTTCGTGATTATTGCCTATACGGACCAGTGGTTCCCCTTCGGGGCGGATATTGCGGGTAACGGGTCACCGGGATACGAGAGCTTTTTCTGGGCCCATAATGTTATTGCAGAACTCCTGGCGCTGGCGTGCCTCGTGGTAATTGCGTACGGCCTCTTTTCTATCATCCCGAAACTGGGAATTTTTGCAGATGACCTTTACTGTCTGTACCGGGATGAGGTAAAGAAGGCATTATGGTGATGGAAAAAAAGTCCCGATAGTATTTAAAAAAAAAGAGAGAGGGTTAAAGGCAGACAGGAATATGTACCGTCCCGTTTGAGTCCACAGTCACGTAATTTGTTTTGGTAGTCGTGTCTGTTTCAAACCAGTTCCATACGGTCAGGCTTACCGTATAGGTCCCCGGCGAATAGACATGGGACGGGTTTGCCTGTGTCGAGGTTCCACCGTCTCCAAAGTTCCAGGAATAACTCGTTACAGGAGGAATCCCGCTGGAATAATCCCAGAACTGCACCGTGTAGGCCCCCGGAGATGTGGAACAGAACTCCGCATTCAGGAAATATGCATACGGAGATGCAATTCCTGAGTCTTTTGCATTTTCGCATGACCCGGCTGCGCTTGCAACCGGTACAATCATTATCGCTGCCAGCAACAGAGCCAGCAGGATGATACCGGATTTTATGTGTTTCATGTTTTTTCCTCCATTTTTCGATACGCTCCGCTCGACAGTACGAGAAAATCTCCATAAGATTGTGTGATACTTATCTCATGCCTGCGGGCGGGATCGGGTTCACTCAGGTTCGTCTCAAGAGTGAACCCGTTCTTTCATTTTTTTGGGACAACCCCCGGCTGTCCACGGTCTGGCGTTTCAAAAGGGGAGATATAACGGTTCTAACGCTGCCATCTACCGGATTCCTGATCGGTAGACGTACGCGTTAGAACCGTTAAGAGCCGGATATCAAAATTGCTCACCGGTAAACTATGAAAGTTACCGGAACCAGTATGGCAATCCTGGTCTGTGCCCTTGTGCTCATATCGGGAGTTTCTGCAGAGAATGTTGACAACAGTGCCGGTTATTCCGTGACCCCGGGCGGGAACCTGCACATGCCAGCGGCTATGTCACCCATGACCTCCGGTACGATAATCCAGGGAGAAACGGACTGGTACTCAACCGTGGTGTCTTCGGGAACGGTATCCCTGACCACGGATCTGAACT
This region includes:
- the artA gene encoding archaeosortase A, with protein sequence MIGTEYLALVSCIGFLAFLFPGPHRKYAAIGGWFFIVLTLFSLLPEYFRENNFMYPAIAALSVPFFVITSRDLLSGNECAINLSRAAAVAFLVYAPFGFNQIPLFAGIGNWLISLVVSHLLWILEILHFTAGLTCIDPVSAQLVTSGTCENLLENVFTRNGYSVEIILGCTGIQSIAIMLGVAAAVPTSLWQKVSAFLIIAPTIYFLNLLRNVFVIIAYTDQWFPFGADIAGNGSPGYESFFWAHNVIAELLALACLVVIAYGLFSIIPKLGIFADDLYCLYRDEVKKALW
- a CDS encoding PKD domain-containing protein, coding for MKHIKSGIILLALLLAAIMIVPVASAAGSCENAKDSGIASPYAYFLNAEFCSTSPGAYTVQFWDYSSGIPPVTSYSWNFGDGGTSTQANPSHVYSPGTYTVSLTVWNWFETDTTTKTNYVTVDSNGTVHIPVCL
- a CDS encoding peptidase domain-containing protein — protein: MKVTGTSMAILVCALVLISGVSAENVDNSAGYSVTPGGNLHMPAAMSPMTSGTIIQGETDWYSTVVSSGTVSLTTDLNWGYVPDSLTLTIIAPDATLGPYYDISDGTLNGRITLMVSQNGGITPGTWVFRVYGDKVLGTQSYNFVTY